The DNA region GGCATACTGATCCTAAGCGGCCCCGTCATCGGCGTGTCGCCACGAAGTTCGACGTCCGCTTACTGTATCCCCCTGACCAGCGGAGCGACCCGGTCGAAATAGCCTTCGCCCTCAGCCGTCACGGCGAACGCGCGCGTCGAGCGCTGAAAGAGGCGGACGCCAAGACGAGCCTCCAGCCTCGCCATGCTCTTGGAGACCGCGGAAGGCGTACTGCCGAACGTCCTCGCAGCCGCCGTGAACGAACCTGCTTCCACGACGCGGTTGAAGATGCTGTTTCCTTACGAGAACTGCCGACGGAGCGGCACGAGGATGTCTTCGATCAGGGGGGTGCGATCCAGTCGGAGCGCAGCGCGTCGGATGACCATGGAGATCGGCGCCCGATCTATCTGACCCATCCCCATCTGAAGGGAGCCGCCCATGGAGTTTTGCTGCTCGCGTGTCTTCCAAGTGCGGTATTCGCTCCCTGACACGAATGCCGCGATCCCGAGATGCGTTAGACGCTGTGTCGGATCGATGCGCTCCAGAGTCGCAGCAGCGTAGCGAAGTGCTGACTGGAGGCGTTCCCGCACGATCTCCTCGATGATCAGCATGCCTCCGAACCCGCTCATCCGGTCCTTCGTCTCCGTGTCCTCGAGCGGAAGGCGGAACGCGGCCGCCCCCTGCTCGGTCAATCGGATTGATCCGCCTCGATCCTGCTTGATCAGGAGATCAGGACCATCGAGAGCCGTGACGCTTCCTTTAGTCCGGTCGAGGAGGCGGCTATCGCCGAACAGTGCCTTCTGCTGCAGTTCTTCCCCGAGGTCGGGGCTCTCCATCTCGATGGGGCGCAGTATCTGTTGGAAGGGGCCGCCGACGATCACGAGTTCGAGCATCGTTGTCGAATGCTGGTTCTGCCTTTCCGCCGGTATCAACGCCTTCGCCTTTGCGATTAGACCCTCCTGATCGACCGGGCCGGTCGCGATGGATAGGATGTAGTCGTGAAGTGATTGCGTGATGGCTTCGTGCAGATCGGCCGCATCCCTGAAGCCACGACGGAAAAGACCGCCTTCCCACGCCTGCACCTCATCGATGAAGGCGCTTTGTTCCGGCTGCGCCTCCATGCCCTGCTGGATGAATGCCAGGATGGGCTTCGTCCCGCGCGCCTCCCGATATTCCTGATGGGTGGCGGAGATCGCTGCGCCAGGGGGAACGAAACCGTAGTCCGGTCCGAGGATGAGGACGACGAGGTCGGCCGCCCGCACGCCCTGAAGGCAAGCAACCTGCGACGAGTTGGGCTGAGCGGGGAAGTCCTCAGCCATGATGACCTCGTTGCGCAAGGTCGTGATCGCCCGACGCGCCGTTTCGCGCATTGGCTCATAGCCCGTGATCAGCGAACTGACGAACACCTTCATCTACATGCTCCAATCTGCCTGTGCGGCGCATCTGCTACCAGTGTGGCAGTCGAACCGAGGTGACACCAGATCGATCCTTCAGCCTAGGCCGCCATCAGTTCGAAGGGCGACCAGTTGCGAGCGGCAGAGGTTTCGAAGAAGACAACGTCCTGCTCCGAGAGACGGATCAGCTGCTTCGGCTCGACCGCCACGCGCTCACCGGCGCGCACCATCCACACGAGACTGTCCACGGGGCAGTTTGCCCGTGCAAGAAGAGAAGCGGTGTCGATCACTTCGGCGTCGATGCCGAGGAGCTGACCGTCAATGTCGACGATGTGGCGCAGTCCGATATCCGAGAAACCCATTTCTGATCTCCTTCTTCCGATGAATAGGAGATTCGCACGCGCAGGTGTCAGAAGCTGTCACCCCCGTGTTCACGCAGGAAACAAAGTGCATTTACGAGCATCATCTCTGCCACAGTTCGGCAGGGCGTCTCGAGAAGCAGCGGGCTGGCGAACACGACGGCCGATGTCTGCGCACGAGATACCGCGACATTTATACGGTTAAGCGAGAACAGGAAGTCGATGTCCCGGGGGAGTTCCTCGCCGCTCGATGTTGTCATCGACACGAGGCAGACCGGAGCCTCCTGGCCCTGGAAGCGATCGACGGTGCCGACGCGTATCCCTGTGGGTAGCGCTGCCCGCAACGCGTTCACCTGCGCATTGTAGGGAGCGACGACCAGAATGTCGCCATATTCGACCGTGCGTTCCGCACCGTCTCGTCCGCGATAGGTTGAGCCCAGAACCTTCGCGATATGAGCCCTTATCGCATCGATCTCCTCGGGACAGACTTGAGATCGCCCACTGTGGGCTATCGACCTGACGCCAGCTCCGACGAGCGAGGCGCCGTCTGCGCCAAGTAGCGCCTGTGTGCCAGCCGCGTCGTCGGGATGGAGGCGATCCTCGTAGACCGCGGCGGAAATGAAGCTACAGATCGTCGGATGCATCCGGCGGCTGACGGGCATGAAGATGCCTCTGTCCTCCGGCACTACGCGATGCCCATCTATGAGATACTCGAGACAAGACTCACCGCTGCGCGCGGGGTGTGTTCCCTGTAGCGGCTGAGGTAGCTGCATCGGATCGCCCACCAGCACGAGATTATGGGCGGCTCTAGACATCGCCATAATGTTAGCGAGCGAGACCTGCCCTGCCTCGTCCACGAACAGATAATCGAATGAAGGCGCATCGTAGCGGGCGAAATGCCACGCCGTCGCTCCCATCACGTTGGCGGTCCCGATCTCCGGCGCATCGTTCGACTGGACCAGCGTGATACCGGGATGGGAATCGTCGTCGCCATCGTCGTTGGCCTTCTGGACGACTTGGCAGTTCAGCCCCTCGCTTGCCGCACGATCGGCTATC from Sphingobium sp. HWE2-09 includes:
- a CDS encoding LysR family transcriptional regulator produces the protein MFNRVVEAGSFTAAARTFGSTPSAVSKSMARLEARLGVRLFQRSTRAFAVTAEGEGYFDRVAPLVRGIQ
- a CDS encoding DUF4062 domain-containing protein, which encodes MKVFVSSLITGYEPMRETARRAITTLRNEVIMAEDFPAQPNSSQVACLQGVRAADLVVLILGPDYGFVPPGAAISATHQEYREARGTKPILAFIQQGMEAQPEQSAFIDEVQAWEGGLFRRGFRDAADLHEAITQSLHDYILSIATGPVDQEGLIAKAKALIPAERQNQHSTTMLELVIVGGPFQQILRPIEMESPDLGEELQQKALFGDSRLLDRTKGSVTALDGPDLLIKQDRGGSIRLTEQGAAAFRLPLEDTETKDRMSGFGGMLIIEEIVRERLQSALRYAAATLERIDPTQRLTHLGIAAFVSGSEYRTWKTREQQNSMGGSLQMGMGQIDRAPISMVIRRAALRLDRTPLIEDILVPLRRQFS